The Pochonia chlamydosporia 170 chromosome 3, whole genome shotgun sequence genome contains the following window.
GATCATATCCAATTGCAACTGGAGAAGGCCCATCGTCAACTTCACTTCCACAGAAATGGATCGCGAGTGCCCGGATCGAAATGTTTCTATCGATCGGTTGGCGTACTCAGCCTCTGCGCTGGGTCAGCGCATTTTTACCTCCTTTCGCTAGTTGGTGGCGATCTCGAATGGATCAAACAGAacatgggcaaaattggCACCTTGCTTGTTCTCAGCGCATTGTTATACACTGCAGCCATCACGCTGGTATATACTTTGAAGTTTCCGACTAGTTGGCGTATGGCACTCGGCATTACTCTGGTTCTTGAGCTGGCATTGCTGAGAAATGCTGACCAAGGGATGTCATTCGATCGCCATGGCGGGTATAATATGTTGATCTTTTTTGCTATTGGTGTGCCTCTAAATTTGGTCGTTCTCGGAATAGTTCTGCTCTATCGTAGTACTTCGTACTTCTGGCACATACTCGCGAGCATTATGACTTCCCTGTTGCTGTACGCGGGCACGACACTGCTTCACCAGAAGGCTCAATGGGGTGAAGGATTACTCGGCCGTAGTTACCAAGCGGATGCCGTGGCTTGCCGGATTCCTGAGCCAAACTGGCCCTTTGTTGACCTGCTGCCTTCAGGGGCACAAAACTTCTGGACAGGCCGGCAGAGTTGTCCCTCTACATCCACCAAATTTGATGCGCAGCTAACACAGGATGATGGGCTCTTGACGATTAACGGATGCCCTCAGGGTCTACCGACTTCGTATGATGTGCTGCCTGACACGCGCAGTTGGTCTGCCCTCGAGAAGCAACGGTACATGATGAACAGGCTGATGGTCCAGCGGACTGTACGTCAAAACTATACGGGCCCAGTGCGCCTTGATAGGCAATCAACTGAGACGGTGATTGCGCGTTGCGGCGATGAAGAGAAACTGCTGCTTCGCATCGGTCGAACTCTACCGCCGTTACAAAGGAGTACACAACAAGTAGAGATGCAGCGACCCAATGTCCTCCTTCTGTATTTCGATGCGGTTTCCCGCCGTCACTTTCAGCGACGTTTACGGCGCACGTCAAGGTTTATTGAAGAGCTACACCAGCCTGGGCAGCGGCAGGTGTACCAATTCTTCCGTTCTCACGCAGTTGGCTTCAACACAGATGACAACAGCCGCGGTCTTTACACAGGGACCACAAACCGCAGTCAGATTGATCCTGTCTGGCAGCAATTCCGCGATAATGGCTATGTCGTTGCCCGAACTGACACAAGTTGCGAGGACTGGTCGTCGTGGTATCAGGGGCGCAACACTTCGATGACGGCGCTGGATCATGAGATGCTCGGACCGGCATGCCTACCGCCATATTATGCTCTTGAAGGTCACCCATACGGCAACTTCAACGGGCCGTACAGCCTCAAGCGTCGCTGCGCATATGGCGACTATGTGCATTCTTGGAACTTTGACTTTGCTCGGCGTTTCCTTGACGTGTATCCCGACCGGCCCTGGCTGCTCTCAGTCAACTTTATTGAAGGGCATGAAGGGAGTGGCGAAGTACTTGCGACAGTTGATCATCAGTTACATGCCTTTGTAGCCGAGTTGCGTGACAAAGGGACGTTGAACAACACAGTCGTCTTCTTTTACGCAGACCACGGGCTGCACATGGGACTCAACTACCTGTTCACACAAAACGGCCGCATCGAACATCAGAACCCAATGCTTCTCATGATGCTCCCTTCGTATGTGGCATCGCGGTTGCCTGCGAGAGATGGCCGTGATGGACTGCTGGCAAATGAACAGGCTCTTGTGACGCCGTTCAACACACATGCGACGTTGAGGGTGCTGGCGGGCTTGAAGCAGTGGCCACCGTCGCCATCGCCCAACGTTGTTTCTCCATACTGGGATATGTCACTATTCGAGCCACAGCCGCGGAATCTCACTTGCGCGTCGGTTGGGATCGAGGAAGAATACTGTCAGTGCAAGTGATAAGGGGGATAGGTGACGGCACGGTCGTATGTCTgtgtcaatggcatcgtcAAGAGACTAGTCGGAGGGCCAAAGGACTTGAGCTTGGTGTTGTCACGGTTCAGCAATGTTGAACAGGAAGGCGCCTCGGCAACAATCGATTCAACGcaccttccatgtccaacatcTAAatcgaccagacatgacacCGAATATGAGCTAAAACGGCTAAGCACGTCCACAAGTCGGCCAATCCGCGCTGGAACATCGTGATGTGAGGCTTCAGATGGCAAGTGCAGTTGTTCGGAGCTACCAGACTTGCAGACTTGACGTCAAGCACGCCGAGGTACAAGTTAGTACTTCCAGCGAAGTAGTACCCGACCAACGGCTTCGCGGAGTTCCAGCCACAGTGTAGGGTGCAGGACCTAGCACTGAGGTACTCGGTTGGTATTTGGATGACCAGACACCTTAGAGTTGATAGATGAAcagaaaacatcaaatatTGCATGGAATAATTCTTGTGGCTGAACGTGGAGGCGGATGTTTGTGTAATGATTGTCGAAAATGGTAGTCTCCctctccatttccatgcAAGCCAAAATGTTTTGATGGGATGCAGGCAGACAGCGTAACGCAGTCCACGGCTCTGTGTTCATCAAACCAATACTTTATTTTCTCTTCTACCTGCAGGAAATTTGTACTGCATCTTGGTTTCTTTTCAATCAGTCAAtccttgtcattgtcattgttgagCTTTAATTGCCGAATAGAGGCCAAAGCCCGGGAATCTTTGTGACATCAAAATGCATTTCTTTGTGCTTTAATATCCCCAAAGAATCATGGCCCCAATCACACTTCTTTACGATTTTACCACTGACCGTGCTGTTAGAAGAAATAGACATACGCTATGCAATGAACACAAATATGCCGCCACAAAGAGCCACCAAGCGCTGTAAGAGGCGGGCGGGTGTTCAGGAACATAACACAATGCATGTCCGTGAAAGGAGCCAGCTTGAAACTATATTTCTATTAGAAAACAACATAGATTATCAGCCCGCCTAGATGCAGAATTGTTTTACATGGACTACATCCTATGCCTGTGTTCATGATTGTCATCCCAAACCAGCGTCGGCAGCATCTACACGTTCAACAAACGACCTCTTTGTGAATGTATCCCAAGATATTGTCGCTTTCACACTGGCAGAAATGACATTGGCACAAGCCAGCCCGTTCTTGAGGTCGAGGCAAGATATATAGAGTCGACCTCGCGGAATTGTACAACTCTAATATCTAGCACCATATTATACGAATTGCGACTTCTCTGCATCATCTCAGAATAATTTTGGACATTTGAAGCTCTGTTTCTTAATTCCATATCCCAGAGCATCCACACATTCAGGCATCACGATGGACAAACTTAAGAGCTTTGACAAGAGATTCTTTCTCCGAGTAGGCTCcgccttgcttgctttcACTGCCATGATAAGTGCTTTCAGCGCAATAGCCAAGAAAGACTGGGGTCTGGCGTTGGGTTTGGGGGTCGTCGTAAGTAATACGCTTAGCCTGCGCTCAACCATATCAGAAGACTGACAGTTCTAGGGTTTCCTTGGACTAGCTGAGAACTTAATTGTGGCCTTCCTGCGGAAAAGAGGTATTGGCAGCACCAATAATCGTTTGCATGCTGCACTTGACATTGCCGTCACCGTGCTCTGGGCCATCTTGCCTTTTGGACTGGTGATTTTCTGGCAGTCCCAACTGAAGAACGGTAAGGCCGACAGGGCCAACGAGGGCTCTGTCCTTAGACTGATTGGTATGGGTTTTGGGATGGCTTGTTTGTGAGTGTTCCCAAAGGTTGCTTACCACATTTATTACGGAGTTTGCTAAATGTTACACACAGCGCAAGTCAGTTTTGTCACGCGTTGTCGTCCTGGGCGTTGCGACCTTCCAGTGGCGACCCTGCGTAGATGTGCACCCGATGTAGGGATGAGAGTCTTCACTCCAAAACTGCTGCTTTTCTTCTGACAGACTTGGAGCATTTTATGAAAAGATTGGCTGATTTATGGAGCGAGCGTCTGGGACACGCGGCTTATACGGAGAGATGGCACGAATGGCTCATGTACATGCTTGTGTGCGAAGGATTCTTCCTTGGAAGTTGCCGGCAGCAACAGTTTTGTAAATAGCGGCATATTTCCTCACTGGCACTCTGAATCTGCAGCCACTCCACGGTTCTTTTGGTATTTAGagatgttttttttttcaattcATTATTGTTTTATGTAGCCATTCATGTTGCAGTGATGATGCAATGCTACCTTGTAATTAGACTGAGGCAAATGCAACAGCTTTCCCGCCACTAACGCCGTTCTCCCCAGAGCACAACGTGCTCATTCCTTTCAAAccccaaacaaaaaaagacaaaataaaaattAACTGGTAGTCTGTTCAAGCTAAACTCCGCTGGTATTCCAACAACGCAGGTCTTCCATCAGTTGCTCACATTTCATGAAGATCCTCACCCCACGGCCCAACGCCGAAGCCTTGGCCAATCAGCGCCACCACACAATCCAAAAATGGACGTCGGCATTGGAATCGTAACTTTTTCGTCAACAAGCCTTGGCAACTATGATCATCTAGGGATACGCGCTTTCGGCCATGCAGGGGTATCTTCAAACCAACGCGATCGATACAGCTGCTGCTTGTAGATCACACCAGGCTGTGCTTGCCCATTCTGCAGCCGGTTGATCTGGTATGAAACGACTTCCTGCCAAGCTGCCTGCACGTACAAGGCGTGGTGATTCCCATCTAGACTGAGGGACTTCACGTCAGACCGTGGAAGAGCCTGTCCATTCGATCCGACTCTGTTGTCAACGGGTGTAAATCCAGGCAAGTACTTTTCCACCACGACTTCTCCGCTCTCAAAAGTTTGTGAATCGATATCAAAGGCATGGAGGTCCAAGTCCGTGGAAATCAGCAGCTGGCGCTTGTTCGGCACACCTATAAGGTCATGTCCTCCGTCCCACCAGCCGTTGTATTCCGTGCCGCTCCATTCCGTTGACAGAATCGTTGGGGCGCTGACGTTGAAAGAGTATAGAGGTGATGGTTGGAAAACACCGCCCGCGTACTTGTAAGCATGAAGAGCGCTGCGCGACTCAGCCGTCCCGTCAGGAGAATTATAACTGCCAACAGCCCACAGCAGGCTATCCTTTTGATCCCAGACAAGTCCGTGGACAGCAGGTAGAAAGTTGAGTGCTTCAACAGGATTACTCTGCGCCTGTAATCCCGAAGCAAGGTCGAAGATCCTGATGTTGGCAGTGTTGCTTTCACAGGTCGTCGCTATCGCAATTTTGCCGTCTGGTACAACTTCAAGGCTATGGGTGTTTTCCATGCCATTCCAATTTAAACACACGCCAAAGGTGATTTGTTTATCGCGGGGGTCTCCGGGTAGGTGATTGATCATGAGAGCCGCAAAGTTGTAGATGGTTATGACGCTTGAACCACCGTTTGCCCACTTGGCCTCCGGGACGGCGGTATGTTGTTGTATACAGGCTAGGAGATCCGCTGGTATAGCCTGGGTTTTTGCATCGTCGACGCtccatgaccatgatggGACGCCATTAACGTCATGAATGACAATTTGTGCCTCAGCAGAGTTATCTGCGTAAAGACCAGTTATGACTTGTGAGGTCGGGGTGTCGGAGTTGAATTGTTGGAAATCTCGTAGGGGAGGGCCACGGGCGGACACTAGTTGCACACCGCAAGAAAGGCTTGCAATTGACAAGAGTAAAGAAGACAAGTTGTTTCGGAACCTCATCTTTCCACAGGGGTATTTCGCGTCGCTATGTCAATGCTGCTGTGTTTAGCAACCAAGTCAATTGTCAAGCTCAGTGCAAGAGACAGCAACACTGGTGATGCAATTGCTCAGGCTTCGATACAATCTCGTCAACAATTACCACTGCTTCAAAATCAGGACACGAATTATTACTTATATTCCCACATTGTCCGAaattcaacaacaaaaaatACTGTAGCGCTCAGCATGACGACGTCCACAGGTTCATCCCGTCCAGCCACGCTGAATTAGTGATGCGCCTCGGTACATTCTCAACCGCCCTTTTCTCCCGATGTCTACGTAATCATGCTAATTATATTCCTGAATGGCTGCTTTTTAGAACGGCTGAATGTCCGGTTACCAGATTTTACTGGCCTCTCACGGGACAGTAGTTGAAGTCAGCTACGACGTGCAGAAAATATCTGATGACGACGCTCAAAGTGGCGGCCCCTGTGGCGTCTCAGCTAACCGAACTCGAGTgggttttctttttctggCCCTGCATTGTTTCAATACAATGAGGATGCGATCCAGATAAACCCCGGTACCAGCCAGGGGTTTGTAAGTGCCGATTGTGGTGAGTCTACTCATAAcatttcatcaccagcaaagTAGCCGTATCTGGGGttggcaaaacaaaagatACGTGATGAGTCCCTCTGAATTGTAGCAAGAGTTTCAGACAATCAATTGTCCATCAGCCTCACGGCCACACGGTCAGCTAAAAACTACTCTAGGCCAGGGTTGGGTAGCATCTTGGTGATGCCGACACGGAACCGAACGTGGCTGAACCggctttggtcttggcgCCAGAAAAACAAACACTCACATCCAGCCTGACTGTGAGATCCGAGGCACGCGACACTCAAGGCGGATCGATGCCAAGAAATTTTAGGTGCCGTTAAACCCGGCCCGGGGGGCCATAAGTCTTGGATTACGTATTGTTGATGCTTTGGTGAAAATAGCTGATAATTGATGGGACGCGCGGGCGCTACAGATGAAATATTGAACGGTAATTGACAACGGCGTCGTGTCGTTGACCCCCCGGGGATTTTGCTCAATGACAAGCCAAGCAAACCTGAGCTTGTCGGTGTACATTTGCCACGTCAGATCCTAAACGGTGAACATGCAGCCTGACCGGAGCATTTCTGTCGTCGTTACAATAAGGCAATGTCTCCCTGAATGTGCTAGCAAGCGCTTCAGCTCCCAACTGGGCCAGGGTTTGGAAGATGGCGCTCAACCTGTTGCTTATACGCGCCACCAAAACTTCTCCTGAGTTGAGACTGCTGCCTCATTGGCAACCGCGGTCTATCTTTAAGTAAATTTTGGGGCTTtgacaagcaagacaagTACTGTCCCGATACGATGAACCGAACGGATGGGCTGTTTGAGAGGGACACACTCCGCTTGCCCTGAGATGATCAACTCTCTTATTTCTGCCATGGATGGTTCACATGCTCGTAGATGAAGATCAATAGTAGAGGTGATAGAGTATAATCCACGTTTTCATTGACTGACACAATCATATTCTACTTGTAGCAGAATGTCAGTACCTAACCTACAGCCCGAGCAATTTACAACCAATGCTTCTATTGTTTACCCTCTTCGCATCACGGCATATGATAGGTCAAGCCGAAATGTTGCAAAGCGGTCTAATATCTAAGTTTAATTAGCAAGTTGCATGCGTGACCTCACTGGGCTCCGTGAATTCAGCTGTGTCTACAAATTTGCACCCCTGCAAGAAGTAGGCTTAGCAAGATCGCCTATGTGCCACCACAGTGACATTCTTCGAGACACCACTCGTAATGCCGGATGAAGACTTGGCGCTTTGATCTCTGTGCATGATTTCGGCGAGATATTCGTGGGGGCACTGGCAAGGACTAGACAGAGATGGTGTTCAGCAGACGTTCTTGGAATTAAAGGAGGCGAAGTCTCAGCGGGTCATCGTGCTGCCCTGATCAACACATAGAAGTGCGAGTGTCTCGAGAGGAGCTTCTGGCCTAACGTTGGAGGCTTTAGGGTATTGCACAATTTGTTGTTACTTCACGCTACTACTAACTGACTAAAGACTGTGGGATAGAGAAGCCTCTAATGGGATGATTTCATCATGGTATTCGCTGTTGTAAATCTCTTGACGGAACTCAGCCTGTCAGGTGGCCATGAATCCCATGACCCATATACATAGCTGGACTCTCGCATACAAGGACTCATCTCATGGTGGTGAATATTATTACTGAGTCCGGGCCCTTTGGGTTCTCTGTAGCACTGATCCGGAAGATTAGTCTATCGGCGCAGAAATAATCGTTCTTGTTATTGTGTGTAGCGGCGGATTCCTCGAGACAGCCTTTAAGATTCTCTGTTGAGTATTTGGTCCTGTGGCGGTTTAACCCCTTTTCTTTCTGGACATGTTCACTTCGCCCAAGTTCTCCTCTCTCTAGCTTAGGAACATAGCTTTTGCGCCAGCACACACTAATCTGTCTAAGAGTTTCTCATATCAGTTACATTACCATGATGCCCCTGATGTATCCGCCAGCTAAGAGCTGATTTGGGGAGGGAGTTAGTCTTTAACCAACGGAAACAGAAGTAAACCATCAAAAGggcatcagcatcggcaGTAAGCTTAGTTTTATGCTTCCCTCAATTTAGAGAGCCTGATCTTCCCATTGTCATCCCCACTGGCACTTGATACACAACGCTGTGGGAACACATTTTACTACCAAGACTAGACTAAATTCTTGTGGTACTTATGACCTCGTATAGATTCCCCGTATAATTTGCTCCGACACTGTGGCGCTGCTTAGAAGGTTTCCAAATACTTAGCTTTAAACCGCGCTCACCCTGATTAGACAGAGTTGTTGCTGCGTTCTTGTCCTTGCATGTTATGAACATTATGATAGGTATTGCGTTTGGCGTTGGTAGACCTGCAAAGACATGCCCTGCAATGGCGAGCTCGACCAAAGCTTAGGATTAGTGATTACCCAGTGCTACAACCCTTCGTGTACCATGCGCATTCGAAAAGGGAGCCAACTTTATCCTAAGATGACGGACTAATTAACAAACTTGTCTCATCACATCATATACCAATACAACCAGATTACAACTCATCCAACCCCAATTACTGAACATCAACCTTCTTGTCCCCCGATGTTGACCGAGCCTTCTTCGGAaccaccaccgtcaacaACCCATCCTTCAGACTCGCCTTCATATTATCCTCTTCCACCTCATCCGGAAATGTGAACGATCGCTCAAACGGCCCAACGTGCCTCTCGTGTAGAAGTTGTCGCGGGAAGATAGACTTTTGCCCAGCAGTCGTCGCCTTTGCATCAGGCTTGTCTGACGGTTGACCTGAAGTTTCCGTGGGCTCCGTCGCCGGCGCCTCCGTTTTCGTAGCGCCGGTAGCTATTTTCGTATCGATGGGCTCGATGATTCCATGGATCACAAGCACATGGTTTTGTAGCCACACGACATCAATTTTAGTTTTGTCAGCTACACCCGGCAACTCGCCCTCCAAGATGTAGTCCCTCTCTGTTTCGGTGACACTGAATCTTGGTACGGAAACGGTTTTATAAGAAGTTGCCGGATCGTTCATGTAATATGGATCGCGATCTGTCAAGGACTGCAAAAGGGTTTGCAGTGAGTACGAGCGCCGGGTGAGGGAGACatggtgaggatgaagcAGGCCCTGTATTGTCGACATTATGAAAGGACTAATTTCGTATTGCGATTCATAACTTCGCTTATGATCCTACCGTGGAGTTGTGGCATTCGTGGACTTATATGGGCTGCTTCGGGTCGGCTGATGGAACTAACCTCAATTGTTACATTGAAATGTAGCCTCGCTGCAGTAGAAGCGCCATCGCACCACCGTTTAACGCCATTTCGCATCACCATCGCATCACTGTCACGATGCCACCATTCGGATCGTGGCCGCACCGTGTTAAAGTTTGGTGGACCACGCCACCTCGCGGTTTTTCTTGCTGCAGACCAACAAGCTGAACACCGGTTCATTGACGAGGGGTTCTACAACGGATTTTCGATGCTTTCCTTAGGACACGAAGTGTTGCTGCAAATAATATTCagaatgtggtggtttgcttgTCTCAGGTAAATGAGTTGTTCCTACTTTCG
Protein-coding sequences here:
- a CDS encoding sulfatase domain-containing protein gives rise to the protein MAPANPDITITYVQVPVPLPQSASTTNLRSCKLRRKRSLGTDGRRQRDEKSDHIQLQLEKAHRQLHFHRNGSRVPGSKCFYRSVGVLSLCAGSAHFYLLSLVGGDLEWIKQNMGKIGTLLVLSALLYTAAITLVYTLKFPTSWRMALGITLVLELALLRNADQGMSFDRHGGYNMLIFFAIGVPLNLVVLGIVLLYRSTSYFWHILASIMTSLLLYAGTTLLHQKAQWGEGLLGRSYQADAVACRIPEPNWPFVDLLPSGAQNFWTGRQSCPSTSTKFDAQLTQDDGLLTINGCPQGLPTSYDVLPDTRSWSALEKQRYMMNRLMVQRTVRQNYTGPVRLDRQSTETVIARCGDEEKLLLRIGRTLPPLQRSTQQVEMQRPNVLLLYFDAVSRRHFQRRLRRTSRFIEELHQPGQRQVYQFFRSHAVGFNTDDNSRGLYTGTTNRSQIDPVWQQFRDNGYVVARTDTSCEDWSSWYQGRNTSMTALDHEMLGPACLPPYYALEGHPYGNFNGPYSLKRRCAYGDYVHSWNFDFARRFLDVYPDRPWLLSVNFIEGHEGSGEVLATVDHQLHAFVAELRDKGTLNNTVVFFYADHGLHMGLNYLFTQNGRIEHQNPMLLMMLPSYVASRLPARDGRDGLLANEQALVTPFNTHATLRVLAGLKQWPPSPSPNVVSPYWDMSLFEPQPRNLTCASVGIEEEYCQCK
- a CDS encoding hsp20/alpha crystallin family domain-containing protein, which codes for MSTIQGLLHPHHVSLTRRSYSLQTLLQSLTDRDPYYMNDPATSYKTVSVPRFSVTETERDYILEGELPGVADKTKIDVVWLQNHVLVIHGIIEPIDTKIATGATKTEAPATEPTETSGQPSDKPDAKATTAGQKSIFPRQLLHERHVGPFERSFTFPDEVEEDNMKASLKDGLLTVVVPKKARSTSGDKKVDVQ